The following proteins are co-located in the Phragmites australis chromosome 10, lpPhrAust1.1, whole genome shotgun sequence genome:
- the LOC133931291 gene encoding RING-H2 finger protein ATL46-like, translated as MLLGIGLATGCCFVAGEVKKQDDGGGGGAPPAGKDGSRISPVVVFVVVLFVVVLFVSGLFHLFVRFLLRRSRARAGGEAGGGEVGAGGGEESALQRQLQQLFHLHDAGLDQDVIDALPVFMYREVVGAKEPFDCAVCLCEFAGEERLRLLPLCGHAFHIDCIDTWLLSNSTCPLCRCALGADAAALFDAFGEMADCGGWKHEDAVLPVRLGKFKNLSGAAPGPGHDGGIVTREAGQTSSSSLDARRCYSMGSYQYVLAEANLQVSVHRRHGDGDGRTAVRLTGVGTEAAAASEGKRIGAGSKGDSFSVSKIWQWPRNGKGKLPVLASDDSPAMNGRLPWQRRSPGGS; from the coding sequence atgttgTTAGGAATAGGATTAGCCACGGGTTGCTGCTTCGTCGCCGGGGAAGTCAAGAAGCAGGAcgatggtggcggcggtggcgcgccGCCGGCCGGGAAGGATGGTTCGAGGATTAGCCCCGTGGTGGTGTTCGTCGTGGTGCTGTTCGTCGTGGTGCTGTTTGTGTCCGGGCTGTTTCATCTCTTTGTCAGGTTCTTGCTCAGGCGAAGCCGTGCGCGCGCGGGGGGGGAGGCTGGAGGCGGCGAGGTTGGCGCGGGGGGCGGGGAGGAGTCCGCGCTGCAGAGACAGCTGCAGCAGCTGTTCCACCTGCACGACGCCGGGCTGGACCAGGACGTCATCGACGCGCTCCCGGTGTTCATGTACCGGGAGGTGGTCGGCGCCAAGGAGCCGTTCGACTGCGCGGTCTGCCTGTGCGAGTTCGCCGGAGAGGAACGGCTCCGGCTGCTGCCGCTGTGCGGGCACGCGTTCCACATCGACTGCATCGACACCTGGCTGCTCTCCAACTCCACGTGCCCGCTCTGCCGGTGCGCGCTCGGCGCGGACGCCGCCGCGCTGTTCGACGCGTTCGGCGAGATGGCCGACTGCGGGGGCTGGAAGCACGAGGACGCGGTGCTCCCGGTGCGCCTCGGCAAGTTCAAGAACCTGTCCGGGGCAGCGCCCGGCCCCGGCCACGACGGCGGCATTGTCACGAGGGAGGCTGGCCagacgagcagcagcagcctggACGCCAGGAGGTGCTACTCCATGGGCTCTTACCAGTACGTCCTCGCCGAGGCGAACCTGCAGGTGTCCGTTCACAGGAggcacggcgacggcgacggcaggACGGCGGTGCGGCTCACAGGGGTCGGCaccgaggccgccgccgcctccgaggGTAAGAGGATCGGCGCAGGCAGCAAGGGCGACAGCTTCTCGGTGTCCAAGATTTGGCAGTGGCCGAGGAACGGCAAGGGGAAGCTCCCGGTGCTCGCGTCCGACGACTCGCCGGCGATGAACGGCAGGTTGCCGTGGCAGAGGAGAAGTCCCGGGGGTTCGTGA